The genomic window GGTTAAAGAAGGTGTGAGTGAGGTCGTTCCCATCATCCTCTGGGATCTTAAAGGGTTCGTTCTTGATGCTGTCGTACAGATTCTGCAGAGTGGGGGAGATACAGCGACTCGTCATCACCTAAAATCTGATTACCCGAGggactcaagatggctgccgcagccaactgaccacGACTCggctgattttacagatatttagctcagatttggtgtggtagtagctgagggtcattctcTGAGCGTGACAgcacgaaaggcggcgggtcatttttttagtttttcatattttcttgttAAACCGCAGTGAACTAAATGGTAAAAACGTGAAccaaatgtacaaaaatgatCTAAATCTTCAGCTTCAGAATGGTTGGACATAAACAAGACAGAtatgtgcaaaagttttagagcagatttataaaatattggagttgagttgtaaaaaaaaaaaagctcggGAACTGTAAACTCTTACAGATCAGTAACCATGACAGCGATTCAGGGATAgaaatggggtttttttcccccactgaaAAAAGCGTTGTGTGCATCTAAATGAGACCTAACGCTGTAATCTACTGAAAAACGAAGGAGCGAACGCAGAGTTTGTTAAATCAGCTGAGACTGAGAAGCGAACTCGTCTCACTCTGAGCAGGTCCTCGGGCAGGTCTCCTCCGTCGTTGATGCCTCTGTTCATGGCGGTGAACCTCTGAACCGACGGCTTGTCCTTCACGTTGGGGTTGTGAAGACTCGTGTTCAGCATGATGACGGCGAACGACAGCACGTAACACGTGTCTGAAAACAGGAAGGCGTGCGCTCAGTGcagaaatagaaaagaaaacaggtgtTCACAGAACTGGAGTGAAATGAGGGTTTCTCGTACCGGTGCTCTGAAACACCCCGGGGTTGCAGTGACAGTAGCGCCGGGCGAACGCCTCCATCATGCGGTCGATCTTCTGGGCCTCGCCCGGCAGCCGGAAGCTCCACAGGAACTGCCTGAGCGCCTGGACTAGGTTCAGGTCTGTGAACTCGTGGAGGTCCAGGAAGGCGTGCAGGACTTTGATGTTCAGCTCATCTCTGCACGAACGCACCGGCGCCGGGGAACAAACAGAGGAACGAGATCCGAGATGAGAACCGATTCATTTCTAATCCTCACGTTTGGTTTCCTCGTTAATAAGATTTAATTTCTCCTTTGATTCATGCAAACACGACCAGTTCTGGAGAAGTCTACAGACCAGAAATAAAGTTCTCTGAGAACAGAGAGTCACGTCTCACCTCTCCCCCAGGTAGTCTCCGATGGCGGTCTTATTAAGCCCCTCCCCCTTGTAGAGAAACTGGGCGATGTCTTCGCtggtgtttttcagcagcaagcTGTCAATCAGGAAGCGAATGCCCtgggagaagaaaaaataaaatcaaaaactaactcaaaataaatgttcttaAGTGATCAAACAGTTGGTTCTAGTTAGTTACAAACACTAACTAGTTCACTTGTTTCCAAAATAGTTTTATTCACAAACTGACTGAGAGCCTTAATAATTAAAGGttgcttatcacccgccgcctctcATGGTCAGTTTTAGACTAGTTATAGTTAAACAGTATAAACTATTATGAGTTAGTTAAGAtatgctactaccacactgaattttagctcaatgtctgtaaatttgactgagttgcagccatttttatgttttttaaaagcagctggctgtggcggccatcttgaatcgggttgactccataaAGTTGATCCGAAGATAACTTTgagtttcagtcaaatctgtcctgtggttcatgaggcgttttgctaacagatataaaaaggcaaaaacgtTACAGAGAGCGAGAAAAAGGGTCAAAATATTTAGGATTCAGACAAAGAAATACACCTAAACTCACAGAAACAATTTATAGAATTCAGAAATGTTTGCTTCTTAAGCCACAAACTAAACGCATCTCTTCAACCACCGTTTCCTGTTAACAGGAAGTTCAAACATCTCCCTGAGAGGCCGCcaagttttagtttctcttctgatgaagttaaaaaata from Kryptolebias marmoratus isolate JLee-2015 linkage group LG17, ASM164957v2, whole genome shotgun sequence includes these protein-coding regions:
- the cyth1b gene encoding cytohesin-1b isoform X5 encodes the protein MQRNKQMAIGRKKFNMDPTKGIRFLIDSLLLKNTSEDIAQFLYKGEGLNKTAIGDYLGERDELNIKVLHAFLDLHEFTDLNLVQALRQFLWSFRLPGEAQKIDRMMEAFARRYCHCNPGVFQSTDTCYVLSFAVIMLNTSLHNPNVKDKPSVQRFTAMNRGINDGGDLPEDLLRNLYDSIKNEPFKIPEDDGNDLTHTFFNPDREGWLLKLGGGRVKTWKRRWFILTDNCLYYFEYTTDKEPRGIIPLENLSVREIEDSKKPNCFELFIANNKDQVIKACKTEADGRVVEGNHTVYRISAPTAEEKDEWIKSIKAAISKDPFYEMLAARKKKISALKGL
- the cyth1b gene encoding cytohesin-1b isoform X6, with protein sequence MGTVSELCASSFQAFLCPAVRAGTPAAASASVPDDLSPEERQELESIRRRKQELLQDIQRLKDEIAEVTNEIENLGLTEERKSMQRNKQMAIGRKKFNMDPTKGIRFLIDSLLLKNTSEDIAQFLYKGEGLNKTAIGDYLGERDELNIKVLHAFLDLHEFTDLNLVQALRQFLWSFRLPGEAQKIDRMMEAFARRYCHCNPGVFQSTDTCYVLSFAVIMLNTSLHNPNVKDKPSVQRFTAMNRGINDGGDLPEDLLRNLYDSIKNEPFKIPEDDGNDLTHTFFNPDREGWLLKLGGTYENCILQPSLLRRTALPQICLPSHWLCAFTSAL